In a genomic window of Scyliorhinus torazame isolate Kashiwa2021f chromosome 5, sScyTor2.1, whole genome shotgun sequence:
- the LOC140418005 gene encoding uncharacterized protein, which yields STNLERHEDTPNLEKRWKCGDCRKGFRAPSQLEAHRRSHTGERPFTCSVCGKGFIWLFALQTHQRVHTGERPFTCSLCEKGFGDSSTLRIHQRVHTGERPFTCSQCEKGFTTSSSLRRHQRVHTGERPFFCSQCEKGFTRLSSLLTHQRVHTGERPFTCSQCDKGFTTSSSLLAHKRVHTGERPFTCSQCEKGFTYLSDLRRHQQVHTGERPFTCSQCEKGFTQSSDLLRHQQVHTVERLFTCSQCEKGFAQLSDLQTHQRVHTVERLFTCSQCEKGFTRLSNLQRHQRVHTGEKALTCS from the coding sequence tcgacaaacctggagagacacgaggacacccccaacctggagaaacgatggaaatgtggggactgtaggaagggattcagggctccgtctcagctggaagctcatcggcgcagtcacactggggagaggccattcacctgctctgtgtgtgggaagggattcatttggttattcgccctgcagacacaccagcgagttcacactggggagaggccgttcacctgctctctatgtgagaagggattcggtgattcatccaccctgcggatacatcagcgagttcacactggggagaggccgttcacctgctctcagtgtgagaagggattcactacttcatcgagcctgcggagacaccagcgagttcacactggggagaggccgtttttctgctctcagtgtgaaaagggattcactcggttatccagcctgctgacacaccagcgagttcacactggggagaggccattcacctgctctcagtgtgataagggattcactacttcatcgagcctgctggcacacaagcgagttcacactggggagaggccattcacctgctctcagtgtgagaagggattcacttacTTATCCGACCTacggagacatcagcaagttcacactggggagaggccgttcacctgctctcagtgtgagaagggattcactcaatcatccgacctactgagacatcagcaagttcacactgtggagaggctgttcacttgctctcagtgtgagaagggattcgctcagttatctgatctgcagacacaccagcgagttcacactgtggagaggctgttcacctgctctcagtgtgagaagggattcactcggttatccaacctgcagagacaccagcgagttcacacaggggagaaggcgttaacctgctcttag